From Bacillota bacterium, the proteins below share one genomic window:
- a CDS encoding cystathionine gamma-synthase, translating into MRFGTKAIRSGQEPDPITGAVVPPIHMASTYVQQKVGELKAGWEYARSGNPTRGALERSIAALENAQYGLAFASGMAAETAVSSLVRTGEHIVATKDIYGGTFRLFRHLREKYGIESTYADFTDLNRVEEAFTPNTRLVWIESPSNPTLVVLDIAAIAELAHRRNALLVVDNTFASPYLQTPLDLGADIVLHSTTKYIGGHSDLIGGAVVTNDPQLYEKLYRYQNDFGGVPSPFDCWLTLRGIRTLHVRMEAHCRNALAVAQFLESHPKIEWVRYPGLPSHPQHELARKQMRHGFSGMIAVGVKGGAEAAQCFCEGTKIFNLAESLGGAESLIGYPPKMSHASMSSEERAWCGIPDNMVRLSVGLEDVNDLIEDLQQALESV; encoded by the coding sequence ATGGCGTCCACCTATGTCCAGCAGAAGGTAGGCGAACTTAAAGCAGGGTGGGAGTATGCCCGCTCGGGAAATCCCACGCGTGGGGCACTAGAACGCAGTATCGCCGCGCTGGAGAACGCCCAGTATGGGCTGGCGTTTGCTTCTGGGATGGCGGCGGAGACGGCGGTGAGCTCGCTGGTGCGCACCGGGGAGCATATCGTGGCTACCAAAGACATTTATGGGGGAACCTTCCGCCTGTTTCGCCACCTGCGCGAGAAATACGGTATTGAGTCCACCTATGCCGATTTCACCGACCTGAACCGCGTGGAAGAGGCGTTCACCCCCAACACACGGCTGGTGTGGATCGAAAGCCCCTCCAACCCCACGCTGGTGGTGCTGGACATTGCAGCCATCGCCGAACTGGCGCATCGTCGCAACGCCCTGCTGGTGGTGGATAATACCTTCGCCAGCCCCTACCTGCAAACGCCACTGGACCTCGGCGCGGACATTGTGTTGCACAGCACCACCAAGTACATCGGCGGGCACAGCGACCTGATTGGCGGCGCAGTGGTGACCAACGACCCCCAGCTGTATGAGAAACTGTATCGCTACCAGAACGACTTTGGCGGCGTGCCCAGCCCATTCGACTGCTGGCTAACCTTGCGGGGCATCCGCACTCTGCACGTGCGCATGGAGGCGCACTGCCGAAACGCCCTGGCAGTGGCGCAGTTTCTGGAGAGCCACCCGAAGATCGAGTGGGTGCGCTATCCCGGCTTGCCGTCCCATCCACAGCACGAACTGGCACGCAAACAGATGCGCCACGGTTTCAGCGGCATGATTGCGGTGGGCGTGAAAGGGGGCGCGGAAGCCGCCCAGTGCTTCTGCGAAGGCACGAAGATATTCAACCTCGCGGAGAGCCTGGGCGGGGCGGAGTCGCTGATTGGCTACCCACCGAAGATGTCTCATGCTTCGATGAGTTCCGAAGAGCGTGCGTGGTGCGGCATCCCCGATAACATGGTGCGTCTCTCCGTCGGTCTGGAGGACGTGAACGACCTCATCGAAGACCTGCAGCAGGCACTCGAATCCGTTTAG
- a CDS encoding DUF2961 domain-containing protein has translation MNPLTLSTLKSLTLRRYARTRRVSSYDKTGGNADFRQIPAGETATLADISGAGCITHIWFTVACKDRDYLRKTLLKMYWDNEPEPSVYVPLGDFFGLGHGIAQSFVSAPLATVAPAELDGKRGGNMAMNCYWQMPFAERAVIQVVNECDVPIDAFYFYIDYEEYDTLPEDALRFHAQYRQEYPTRGIKGELARQGLDIGLFWQEPNIDGKENYVILEAEGAGHYVGCVLSVHNIDPILEGLTWWGEGDDMFFIDGEELSSLNGTGSEDYFCHAWGMHNHAYPYAGTSIWEHDPRYPGRHKCTSYRFHIQDPVVFTKSLKVTIEHGHANLQNNDYSSVAFWYQTEPHKPHPHMPGKWERCARPDTSR, from the coding sequence ATGAACCCATTAACGCTGTCGACGCTGAAATCGCTGACCCTGCGGCGGTATGCACGTACCAGGCGCGTGTCCAGCTACGATAAGACAGGCGGCAATGCCGACTTCCGACAGATACCTGCTGGCGAAACCGCTACGTTAGCAGACATCTCTGGTGCAGGCTGCATCACGCATATCTGGTTCACCGTCGCCTGCAAGGACCGCGACTACCTGCGTAAGACCCTGCTGAAGATGTACTGGGACAACGAACCCGAACCGAGCGTCTACGTGCCGTTAGGCGACTTCTTCGGTCTGGGGCACGGCATCGCGCAGTCGTTTGTCTCCGCCCCGCTGGCGACAGTTGCCCCCGCAGAGCTGGACGGCAAGCGCGGCGGCAATATGGCGATGAACTGCTACTGGCAGATGCCTTTTGCCGAGCGGGCGGTCATTCAGGTGGTCAACGAGTGCGATGTGCCCATCGACGCCTTCTACTTCTATATCGACTACGAGGAGTACGATACGCTGCCCGAAGACGCCCTGCGCTTCCACGCCCAGTATCGGCAGGAGTATCCCACGCGCGGGATTAAGGGAGAACTGGCGCGTCAGGGTCTGGATATCGGCTTGTTTTGGCAGGAACCGAACATCGACGGCAAGGAGAACTACGTGATCCTGGAGGCGGAGGGCGCGGGGCACTACGTGGGCTGTGTGCTGTCGGTGCATAACATCGACCCCATTTTGGAGGGACTGACCTGGTGGGGCGAGGGCGACGACATGTTCTTCATCGACGGCGAAGAGCTGTCCTCCCTGAACGGAACCGGTTCGGAGGACTACTTCTGCCACGCCTGGGGGATGCACAATCACGCCTATCCCTACGCGGGCACATCCATCTGGGAGCATGACCCGCGCTACCCCGGACGGCACAAATGCACCAGCTACCGATTCCATATTCAGGACCCGGTGGTTTTCACCAAATCGCTGAAGGTAACCATCGAGCACGGGCACGCCAACCTGCAAAACAACGACTACTCCAGCGTGGCGTTCTGGTATCAGACCGAGCCGCACAAGCCCCATCCGCACATGCCGGGCAAGTGGGAGCGTTGCGCCCGTCCCGACACTTCACGGTAG
- a CDS encoding sugar phosphate isomerase/epimerase — MKLACQDGMAPGNTLQEKLDNLAQFGYEGIEFWGAQFLDTEQGGMRKERVAEVKRLTQNHSVKPSSICAGYRGALLDADRRERERAMQDIETLLYVAGEIGATGVIVVPIFGPPRISDLSPYASAVDLETELLCKLLEPLSKVAEKACSYILLEPLNRYETHYMNRLEQAVSICQRVAGSHLKLMADFFHMNIEERDIPAAIRSAKGYLAHVHLADSTRLLPGYGHTDFRSGFAALKEIGFTGYMALECGIPGDPREELPKCAQYLRAQMDT, encoded by the coding sequence ATGAAACTGGCTTGTCAGGATGGCATGGCGCCGGGCAACACGCTTCAGGAGAAGCTGGACAACCTGGCGCAGTTCGGATACGAAGGCATCGAGTTCTGGGGAGCGCAGTTCCTGGACACCGAGCAGGGCGGGATGCGCAAGGAGCGCGTGGCGGAGGTGAAGCGACTCACCCAGAACCACTCCGTTAAGCCCAGCTCCATCTGCGCGGGCTATCGGGGAGCGCTGCTGGACGCCGACCGCCGCGAGCGCGAACGCGCCATGCAGGACATCGAGACCCTGCTGTACGTTGCGGGCGAAATCGGCGCGACGGGCGTGATTGTGGTGCCCATCTTCGGTCCGCCGCGCATCTCCGACCTGTCGCCCTATGCCTCGGCAGTGGATCTGGAGACGGAACTCTTGTGCAAGCTGCTGGAGCCTCTGAGTAAGGTGGCGGAGAAGGCGTGCAGTTACATCCTGCTGGAGCCACTGAACCGCTACGAGACCCACTACATGAACCGGCTCGAGCAGGCGGTCAGCATCTGCCAGCGCGTGGCTGGTTCGCACCTGAAGCTGATGGCGGACTTCTTCCACATGAACATCGAAGAGCGCGACATCCCCGCCGCCATCCGCAGCGCAAAAGGGTACCTCGCGCATGTACATCTCGCCGATAGCACGCGCCTGTTGCCGGGCTACGGGCATACCGACTTCCGGTCGGGCTTCGCGGCACTGAAGGAGATTGGCTTCACCGGCTATATGGCGCTGGAGTGCGGCATTCCGGGCGACCCACGTGAGGAGCTGCCGAAGTGCGCTCAGTACCTGCGGGCGCAGATGGATACATGA
- the xylB gene encoding xylulokinase, giving the protein MRSVPAGADGYMNLILAHDLGTTGNKAVLVDERGQIIDTAFAGYRTAHPAPLAAEQNPADWWRTVVRCCRVLLEKDPNRRRQLVAVGFSGHMNGVVLVDEQGRPLRPALIHADIRAQQPCERLRQRMGEERYYAITGNRLAPFYSLPKLMMLQEREPEVVSQARWMLQCKDYCAGRLTGRWGFTDPSDASLTGIYDVKRLCWSEEVIEATGIPSRLLPEVFPSATVIGGVTAQAARATGLPEGLPVVLGAGDGACATVGAGVVEPGGCYTYVGATAWTSCLRERFTPDKQMRLTTLMSAQAGRWVQFGTVQSAGSAWDWFTRLFGGRASAKRLQQEAAQVRAGSEGLLYLPYLSGERAPIWNPQAKGVFFGLQAHHTRGHLARAVLEGVACALASILDVMREHGEVAETVRVVGGGTRNAEWMRILADMYGCPIEIPHHAETSTALGAAVIAGVAVGAYESFGIAKRIAAPTRRMEPREENAALYRHQRTQFGELYETVRWMYR; this is encoded by the coding sequence GTGCGCTCAGTACCTGCGGGCGCAGATGGATACATGAATCTTATCCTCGCGCACGATCTGGGCACAACCGGTAATAAGGCGGTGCTGGTGGACGAGCGGGGGCAGATCATCGATACCGCCTTCGCGGGCTACCGCACCGCCCATCCCGCTCCCCTTGCCGCCGAGCAGAACCCTGCCGACTGGTGGCGGACGGTCGTGCGGTGCTGTCGCGTCCTGCTGGAGAAAGACCCCAACCGACGCCGCCAGCTGGTGGCGGTCGGCTTCAGCGGGCACATGAACGGTGTAGTGCTGGTGGACGAGCAGGGCAGACCGCTCCGTCCCGCGCTTATCCATGCCGACATCCGCGCCCAGCAACCGTGTGAACGCCTGCGGCAACGCATGGGTGAGGAGCGATACTACGCCATAACTGGCAACCGCCTCGCACCATTCTACTCCCTGCCCAAGTTGATGATGCTGCAGGAGCGGGAGCCAGAAGTGGTCTCGCAAGCCCGGTGGATGCTGCAATGCAAGGACTACTGTGCGGGCAGACTGACAGGCAGATGGGGCTTTACTGACCCGTCTGATGCCTCGCTGACGGGGATATACGATGTCAAACGCCTTTGCTGGAGCGAGGAGGTGATAGAGGCGACAGGCATTCCCTCTCGTCTGCTGCCTGAAGTGTTCCCCTCGGCGACGGTCATCGGTGGTGTAACCGCGCAGGCGGCGCGGGCAACGGGGCTGCCCGAAGGATTGCCTGTGGTGCTGGGCGCGGGGGATGGCGCGTGCGCCACAGTAGGGGCAGGCGTGGTGGAGCCGGGTGGGTGTTACACCTACGTGGGCGCTACGGCATGGACCTCCTGTTTGCGCGAGCGGTTCACGCCAGACAAGCAGATGCGCCTCACCACGCTGATGTCCGCGCAGGCGGGGCGATGGGTGCAGTTCGGCACGGTGCAGTCGGCGGGCAGCGCGTGGGACTGGTTCACCCGTCTGTTCGGCGGGCGAGCCTCTGCCAAGCGGCTGCAACAGGAAGCGGCGCAGGTGCGCGCAGGCAGTGAAGGGCTTCTCTATCTGCCCTACCTCAGTGGCGAGCGCGCGCCCATCTGGAACCCACAGGCGAAAGGCGTTTTCTTCGGGCTGCAGGCACATCACACGCGGGGGCATCTGGCAAGGGCGGTGCTGGAGGGGGTCGCGTGTGCACTGGCAAGCATTCTGGACGTGATGCGCGAGCACGGAGAGGTTGCCGAGACGGTGCGCGTGGTGGGCGGCGGCACGCGCAACGCGGAATGGATGCGCATTCTGGCAGACATGTACGGCTGTCCGATAGAAATCCCCCATCACGCGGAGACCAGCACGGCGCTGGGCGCGGCGGTGATTGCGGGGGTGGCGGTGGGCGCGTATGAGTCCTTCGGTATCGCCAAACGGATTGCCGCGCCCACGAGGCGGATGGAGCCCCGCGAGGAGAACGCCGCTCTCTACCGCCACCAGCGCACGCAGTTTGGCGAGTTGTATGAAACAGTGAGATGGATGTACAGGTAA